TGCATTTGTACGATGTATCTAACATCAAGACGGAGCCTGGAGGCGGAGCCTTAGCTTAGGTGTGGAAAAAATCCCTTGGTATGTGTGCTGCCTAGCTTCTATAAACCGCCCACTACTCTTTGCTATCTGGAGTATCATATTGAATGATTCCATGGTCATTTATTTTGCATTGCTACCTTCCTAACCCTAGTTGACACCCATCTTCTCCCTGGCTCTGTTTACTCCCCACCAGATGTTTTACTTGATTATTTTAATCTTTCTCTAGATACCTGTACCCCTTTTTTGGGAGTGTGTCCCCAATCCTGACGCACCCACCCATTGAGGTTCGACGTCATACAGAGGTTCTTCTTCCTCACTCGTTCTGCTCCTTCAACCTGGCAGCGACCGTACAGCAACTTCAGGAGACGTTACTCAGGTCAGATGTCAACAATGTATTTCTCTTATTCATTATAAACATACATAGCGCATTTCtaaataaccgtctcaatgcgctttacattagtgccctgatcattgggccaataacattcctttaatctttctcagctccctggggagtatacaacccggACAACCGTAGCACTCCAAAGGCATTTTcgtacacaatatcaacctctacccctgCAGggacccatttatacccctgggtaaagagaagcaattatagtaaagtatcttgctcaaggacaccagTGTCACAGCCGGTACCCGAAcccaactccgatgacttaaccaccagaacttgaattcgctCTGTAAAActacaacataaaaaaaagtattaatcTCATCTCTTGATATCGTTGACCATTTTCAGGGTTCCTTTACTTGTTGAGGTGTGGCATCGAGACAGGATGACTAAAGATCAGCTTCTTGGAGTCGCTAGAGTATCCCTCGCTGGAGTACTGAGGGCAGAGAAAGCAAGAATAGTGGTGAGACATTTCTTGTTTGGGTTATGGGGGGTTATGGACAGGGTTTTCCTTCAACTTTGTCAGTGACTAGCTAGcaggaccagggcccaatttcatagagctgcttaagcaccaaattttgcttaagcgaaaagaAAAagtccttgcttagtaaaatcagattactggccaagactccactcaattgttatgctaagtaaacaacagctaaataccagtcacaagcaatgtacatgtatatggcatgacattttggccagtaacatgtgtaaaataagcgtgctaatttcgtgcttaagcaaaatttttgctagagcagctctatgaaattggccccgaTTAGCTTGCCGTTTCACTAGTTCGTCAGCTTTTTTCACAAGTCAACATTTCAAttgaaatagggatgcttttcaacactgaactagccagtaGGACTCTGACTGTTCCTCAGGTGATTCCATCAGCGGACcactttaacaataataataatgataataataataataataataataataataataagacttgtaatgcgcacatatccaccctgctgggtgttcaaggcgcagtaaaaccaaaaacgaaacacaacacaaagaaaaacagacacaacaaaattagtcattgaaaacctgtgacaaaaaataagttttgagaagagacttgaattttgcggtacaaagacaagatcgaagattaagtggtagagagatCCAGATGGGTGGCGCGGcggaagaaaaagacctgtcaccccatgagtgtcgagacttttAAGGGAGAACACTGAGGGAGTAAAACCTAGAGCGAGTCAAATGTTTAAAATATctctgtttgtatttttgttcagcATCCCAGTGGAACTGGAGCCGAAGGAACTCGTCAAATTCACAGTGAGTCAGTAACAGCTGAGACTACATCAGACGGTAAACCTAACAGGTTGGCGGAGCTACACGTAGTACTGGGATTGGAGGATTATGGACCAATCAGGGCTCAGCAAGTTGTCTTGGGTTCAGAGGTCAGTATGTTTTCAGTTCCAGGGTCTATAAGTTATGTTCGTTTTACTCGATGAGATTGTAGGATGGTTGCACTGCCAGACTTGCAATTACAAAGTCATGGGTTCGAACCCAAAGCTGGCCAATATAGCCATAAAACTGTCATCGATCGTGTCAGTGCCAATACATTGTATCTCCTAAAATAGCACTTACGTTACACAGGAGTTTGAAATGTGGTTTTGGGTtacagggctagatagcttagttggtagagcaccggcacggtAATCtggatagcttagttggtagagcaccggcacggtAATCTGGacagcttagttggtagagcactggcacggTAATCTGGacagcttagttggtagagcaccggcacggtAATCTGGacagcttagttggtagagcaccggcacagtaacagggttcgaaattagcagtcgcccggtcgccaaatgcgagtgaaaatagCGGCGGGCGAGTGACAACCTTTCTCACTAGCCCCCGGgcgagtcaaataattattccttttcacatataaatgagggttcagtggcaaaatcccacagaaaacttttactaaagcttttaaactagtaagtttgacaattctagatacttgctagatttaatttTGCCGTGATCGGGACCGGAATTGCTGTCGTTCGTTTCAGAAAACACgtacaatcaattgaaaacacaaCGCACAAACCACATGGTGCCGATCGAGTAtccttacagtacatgtacacggtCGCCCACTGGTATGTCCATGTCCATGCAGTATGCACAGCACATACtgtacacaacacacacacagtcgtccaaagtccattctgaccaacactctgcacgctgtgattggccgttgatggcTTTTGATAATTCCATATTCATGATTAGACTTCAATGCAGTACACGTTCGCGAACGGAGTAAATAATTGCCGCACGTTGTGCGTAATGCCTGCAGACTGTGCACAATGTACAGCCTTGTACTGATCGTtgattcatgaagattttgttgcaatGTTGCAACggagttcaaaacatgttcaaatcaacCGACCCCCTAACCATGAAGTCattaaagttgttgttgatggaaaagggaTAGTTTAAGGTAAAAATTTAGATATAAAATCctcaaaaaaaaagcaattttaaaggcttcattttcgtttttgttgttgaaaagtttgtgtttgtaaatacatgcgggctagtgaaaaaacctgcaagcgatcgagaattgtggtcgactcgcccggcgggcgattgaaaaaaaaagttaaggcaACCCCTGGGTAATCtggatagcttagttggtagagcaccggcacggtAATCTGGATGGCTTAGTTGGCACCGGCACGGTAATCTGGATGGCTTAGTTGGCACCGGCACGATAATCTGGAGACGGAAGGTCCAAGTACTGGTCGAgactatttttctttgtttacccCCAGTTTAAATGACTTTCATgcaatgtttgttttctcttaGGCCACATCGAGTAGTTCCACCCATCCAGTTCTCCATCATCAAGCTAGACAACCCCCTCCTCAACCTCCTTCCCCTGAGCAAGTCCCTGCCCCTGACCCCAGGGAGACAGCGGAGTATAAAGCAGCCTTAGAGCTGGAGATGTGGAAGGAGCAACATGTACGCAGCTTTGAGAGTCAGGTACAACTTTTTATCTTGCCTCAACCTCCTACATCCTCCTCTCTTGATGTCAAGACAGTTTCTTGTAGCCAAAAAAAGGACTTGTAATTttcaggattcaaactgcctctagccaccgggttAGCTCATTGGTCCATTGGTAAggcatctgctctagcaatgtaaAGATTGTGGGTTTTTAGCCGATGTTATTTTACAGAACTTGGGaagcactgagcatacagtgcatACTACACATCGGTGCAAGGGTAAAGAAAATTATATTCAAAAAGTATTGAGTTTGGCAGAGCCCgaatttttgtaaacaagatTTAACTAgctgaaacgttgagaccaattcagaactgactccgcggcagtacagttaattacaatcctataagctaaagtagtagtccagtttatataacacccaagcagatccttgccatttgattggaggattgtccgtcacgtgatagcaaataaaagtaccattgcacgctgagtcactcgccgtgctttttcgttccatccgaaaagtaccattgcacgctggcacgctgccagcgtgcaatggtacttttcggatggaacgaaaaagctgagtaaaaacatcactgcgtgcgcgtgtctttggtaacgcagcaggtgttactgcaagaaagcatagtaaaattactagcattcggcttctacagttgaaattgtttgttttggaagttgtttctttcaatcaaaatgacaaagttctacttggatgttatataaaacaaataatgaatgtttttcattcgtgcaatggtgcgaatatgttcattcgttgaaagctggaatgttccattcaactcggctccgcctcgttgaatagaacattccatctttcaactcatgaacatattcgcaccattgcactcataaacattcattatgtgtatactattttctataccatctgccctggtaatagttaaaaagcaggacagtccttttcagaactgggaagtctcccgaacctccggttatctactccgcggcagtaaaataaagcaagacagttctctaagaacaaactctacctggcaagtagatacctacatggtgtaaccgcaaaccaaatatcaaGCTTTAACTAGTCAAACTTGGCATTCCTTCACACATTAGTCCTTCATATTGGACGAACATTAATATGATTGATTTTCTTCTCATCAGCTGAAAGACAAGGAGCTTCAGCATCTTAGATCTTTAACTGAAGAGTGGAAGAGGAAAGACAGAGAACGGGAGGCACTCGTCGTTAAAAAGGTGACTAGAATTAAGCAAAAAGTCTCTGATTCAAGAATCCTTCAGCAATAATTATGACTTATTGCCCAGACTTGTTTTCAATTAGTTtcaattttctttcattatttcttttgcaacttcgatacctattgggttcaaattttcacaggtttgttattttatgcatatgttgtttgtagagtgtcatggccgagtggttaagagcatcgaattcaagttctggtgctgattcaccagagtgtaggttcgaatcccggtcgtgacacttgtgtccttgagcaagatactgtactataattgcttctcttcacccaggggtataaatgggtacctgcgagggtagaggttgatattgtgtatgaaaaagccacaagcgccttacaggcagctcagggctgtatactccccagggagctgagaaagattaaagggatgtttattggccccttgaccagggcactaatgttaagaacattgatacggttattgtgaaatgcgctgtataagaatttgttattataagaatttgttattgtatgttggggtacaccaggtgagaatactggtctttgacaactaccaaaggtgttcgGTGCATTCAAAGTATATTCCTGGTTTCTCTTGATTAGCTTGAGGAGCATTCTCGTCTTGAGGATCAACTCCGTCACGCCTTTGCCGACATAGAGAAGAGAGAGCAGCAGTTAGCAGCCAATGAATCTGAAGTGATGCGTCTTCGGACTGATCTACAACGTGAACAAGAAAGACAAGTGACTGAAATGAGGGAAGTGTCTCGACGAATGAAGGAAGATCACATCAGTCAGATGGAGATAGAGAAGTAAGCAACAaagggtgcattcgtttagctcccctgggtcgaccccggtgcgtgacgttttttttttaccaggacgaacgtgggtaattatctgcacacactcgtcctggggggaaaaacgccacacaccggggtcaacccagggaagctaaacgaacgcacccaatgtcaAAAGAATTTTCTCTTTAGACCAATCACAAAGATTTAAAATTTTTCTTTTGAATGGGTTACTGTTAATTTTagaaattgttgttatttatttatagtttatgttacgttaagcacaaaaagtacaataatattatgcttaccttgaataaggttaccagccaatgtCATGTCATATGTATCAtatgtggctggtatcctgcattTGCTAACATTGGAACCTTtataagcaatatttcctgctgatgctctatgaaatttggcctagcCCATggcttaatcagctctatgaaattgggtccagaatAGTCTACGGTACAtatatgttgtttgtttttaagtgtTGTTATATTTATTGCATATTTGACAAGCTTTTATTGTATCCCAAAAAATTACAGATGATTTGTCTTATACTTATCTTGTTTTTCAGAGACAAAAGAAAACCCATGTGCCCTTGGAGGCTAAATATATGTGTATTtatgatgcaaaaaaaaactataattcTTCTACCTTCCTgtctaggtcaaaggtcagactCCTTGAAGAGGAGAAACAACATTTGTCTAAGCTGTTATCCCAGAGTCAGACTCAACTCCAGGAGAAAGATCGTGAGTTTCAGACCTTCAGAGATCAGCTGAACAACAAACCAGAGATCAGGCTGCAGTCCGACCTGAGTTTACTTACTCTGGAAAAGGTGATTATCCAATGACGTGGAAGATCCCTTGATTATTCAGGATTATccctaagagaggtttgcggtagcaccatgtgaaaatctctattgagttgtgttggttttctgaaaagaaccggtggttagaattaacactactcaaaagagaagagagatattcacatggtgttaccgcaaacctctcttagtgttttaaaagtttgtttactaAAACTTCTAAGCAGTTCTACTAAACAAATGTGtaagcctttttttttattataaatttgtgacataaATTATGTGTAGCATTGATTTTTGATTGGCCAATTAATCATCCAATAGGTGGAGCTGGAGAGGAAACTTGAGTCAGTCACCAAATCTAAGATTCACTACAAGCAGCAGTGGGGTCGCGCCTTGAAGGAACTAGCGAGACTCAAACAACGGGAACAGAGCGAGGCCAAGGCAAGGTTGAAACGAGAACAACAAGAACTGGAGCATATGAGATTGAGGTATCTAGCTGCTGAGGAGAAGGAGGTTGTCAAATCGGAGAGACAACAATTAGATGAAATCAAAGGAGAGCTGAATAGGTGAGAAGAGTTTTCATATCTTGTGGTAGAGTCCAACTTAGCACGTCTTATTTTGGACAGAGATGTCTTATTGAAGACAGGAGTTTATAGTTGAGctaggttcatacttcctgtgaatgcaaatgcgatacaaacTTTGACATTTCAAATTCGCAAACTgttgaaatgtgttcaactcctgcgaaacattcacttTGTAAATAgccatgtgatgtcaaaatttggttagcattcgcaggaagtatgaaccattCAACTCAGAATTACAATATAGCCTCAATACATTGTACAGATGTGTCACCTCTGATCGATATTAGTTCATGTGAAACTCGGTCAAtctgttttcaaaacaaataaacttttCAAGTTTTGTCTTTCTTAGGTTAAAGCAGCAAGAGGTTGACAAAGAACAGAAGGCTCATCAGCAACAGACGCCATCTCCTCGTGAAACTAATCCAGAACACAAGGAGAATACGCAACCTCAAGGGGTAGGACACATTGACCCAGGGATTGAGGCCCACGTAGCACGTCTCATTGAGGAGAGGGATACGTTACTGAGGACTGGAGTTTATACTCACCAAGATCGGATTATTAGTGAACTTGATCGTCAGATTAGAGAGTCTATAGCACAGGGTCATGTAGTTTAATCTGCGGCCATCTTGGTCTAATTCCCTTTATAATTACAGTGACTACAGGCCTCGAATttacccacggcacccacatcaagagacccttcccatgaaatatgtaaattgcacatagcgcgtgcgcactcacgttttggttggcaaaatgagggaacatcgcgctgttttgtacacggctaatggctgcgtgacgcagacgcgattgcgcgtctgcttagtgcacaactctatggcatttgccaaccaacagggtctgtacgcatgcatgaatgtaatatttcatgggaagggtccattgatgTGGTGCCCTCTTCAGGGTTTTAGTACAAGCTTACCCCAAAATTATAGAAGTGCCCATAACCAGAGGGAAATTACTGTGCCCCCTCaggagcgaagttcaaggcctgtgaCTATCTACATGACAAGGAATTCGGACAAGTTTTagccagttttttttattgacttgATTGAGCAAAATGTAATATAGATTATTTATTCAAGTTTGCATGCTAAAGTTGTAAATGAGATTTGTATAGAAAATatgaagtaataaaccacaagggaaactgtggaaattgtaaataattttgggataaacaaagacaaatttgcgAGCGGGATTTGAATCGAGCCGGCACTTTACCAACATTTGGGCTAGATAGTTCAGTCGGTAGAACACTGGCACTGgccaggttcaaatcccgctccagtccatttttctttgttcaacctaaacTTTATAAATCTGCACTTTGTTTATTACAAAActttgaaaactgaaaaactaTCGTACTTGTAATCGGAAGGTACTTTTCTTCGATACAAAAACTTTGCAGGACATCTTTTAACTTCAAAGCTTACTTTTTCAAGTTTTGGTGAAGTATGAGACTACAGTTTATACATTATCATTACGAGTTGCATTCATTATATTTAGTAAAATGGGGTTGTTTGTCTTTTGGGACTAACATATTTTGCCTTTATTGGAATAAATCATAATATTAATACTTTGtcataaacaaaagtaaataaaattgGTATTCATCTAGTAATGGAAGCAGCAATGCCTTTCCAGGAGGAAATCAAAAGAATTTCctagaaataaaataatgggCGTCATCagtagcatacatgtacatttaattcATTTACAGACATTTTAGGCAgtaaaaccttaaaaaaaaatacttcgaTATTTCAATCCATGTGCCTGAACTTTTAGATTATAACCACAAATTtgacttgttattttgtgacaaAGATGTGCCTTTATTTGTTGAGTGCCTCACCCATTCCTTCttgctcaaaaataattttatattgTACTTAAGTGTCTCTATATTTAAATTATGGTgaataaaatgtacatgtactgtaaataGCAGAAAACCAGAAAGTGGCGCGCCGTGttcattattcataaatacctcagacagttttcgctattcctattggtggagagcgcgtcacatgggtgtgtttaaacctttgtttatgacccgtaaaaagtgttaattcataggcgtgacacgcgaccttgcacctgtgcttataagacagtttcttcattcctattggtcaagagcaacggctgaaacagttgtgccacatcacgcgatacgcgcgacgcgcacagtattcccttataaggagggcggcggagggctttaccatttcatagctggaggggtgttgtgttgaaagaaatcatttaacaattataatttttgcatttatttttctttttgaccaaaaagtgatgatgtttttgaccgaaaaggtatttatgaatgggaatcaaattgtgttgaatcggttttcaactagtggtttaaacccgccgaggcctggttctttataatttacctcgacttcgtctcggtaaaattatcaaaattatcaagaaccaggcctcgttgggattaataaaccactagttgaaaacctcttcaccacacattgattcccttatttaaagttTGTGTTTGGAGTGTGCTGCAAAGTGGTGGGCGCCCTCACGTGGCAGGATTAGAACGTGTTCGTACGCGATCGCTTCGCCGACCTTTAAAAAGGACAGACATGACAGAGGTTTGTTGACAAACAATTGCCACTGGAATCCTCTCTTCATTCCAGAGCACTGGGTAAGAATTCTATTAAGATATGGGCATTCATTTTGGTGCGCATTTTACGAGAGAAAATGGTATTTTCAGGGTTTAATTCCCTGCAAAGAATCAACAGCGATGACGTGCAGTGAGGGGAGGTTTTGGATCACATTGAGGGCGCTGGATGAATGCATTTCGTGTAAACATTATAAACAAGATTTTTTACACGTGCATGCCTG
Above is a genomic segment from Asterias rubens chromosome 10, eAstRub1.3, whole genome shotgun sequence containing:
- the LOC117295740 gene encoding centrosomal protein of 120 kDa-like, translating into MVTKEKFLVVVSILEGRKFPKRSHHQLLIETRFDGELLATDPVSHGETPELCTELAWELSKKALHQHRLQRTPIKLVCYALDTSTNARESIGYVMLDLRTAILQEASPAKVPVTSKWYPLLNSKYNRHKPQLKVGVALEADTQAKDESFRAKAAPPRSAMGLPEDEVSQHEIPPSSLKPILNDAEGCYQIGPPDSCTESFVLSVTIAYAANLAQLVPSSIPLPSRDKGFFFFYSLFGNDVTNEPFHDLLNPSFTAERASVRLRSSVHALQMMFAREPALSIHLCCGDQSLGSCEVPWSSMLRPNSDAINRQPLIIEGSFHLNPPLQVRGVLPPGDNTACVGASVVLRREEIPIQPVIPKVPPTYGTAQPTRTPPHTPPQITTPPKPPMAVQGKGKKPSEEAAAPQCLNSPAGSQDSYTMPTDSSRTDADIGSIKEEEAKTRDKKDGPRQTTAAQDARRLPDPRTQPQQQPVRDETSTSTTQPHVMIEALAHHFSMSIDLRSVKNIETTTNLNIYLRYLYPFFGSVSPILTHPPIEVRRHTEVLLPHSFCSFNLAATVQQLQETLLRVPLLVEVWHRDRMTKDQLLGVARVSLAGVLRAEKARIVHPSGTGAEGTRQIHSESVTAETTSDGKPNRLAELHVVLGLEDYGPIRAQQVVLGSEATSSSSTHPVLHHQARQPPPQPPSPEQVPAPDPRETAEYKAALELEMWKEQHVRSFESQLKDKELQHLRSLTEEWKRKDREREALVVKKLEEHSRLEDQLRHAFADIEKREQQLAANESEVMRLRTDLQREQERQVTEMREVSRRMKEDHISQMEIEKSKVRLLEEEKQHLSKLLSQSQTQLQEKDREFQTFRDQLNNKPEIRLQSDLSLLTLEKVELERKLESVTKSKIHYKQQWGRALKELARLKQREQSEAKARLKREQQELEHMRLRYLAAEEKEVVKSERQQLDEIKGELNRLKQQEVDKEQKAHQQQTPSPRETNPEHKENTQPQGVGHIDPGIEAHVARLIEERDTLLRTGVYTHQDRIISELDRQIRESIAQGHVV